The window GCGCGGCGCGGGTCGCCCATGTAGATTTCATGGTGGCGGCCGTGGAATTGCAGGCCATGCTCGGCGGCATAGGCGTCCATGCGGGCCAGCGTTTCCGGCTCGTTGGCGTAAGGGCCGATGTGCATGACTTGGATACTCGGCCCCTCGTGGAACTGCTCCAGCCGCAGCCGATCAAAGCCCGGCTCGGCCTTGCGTTGGCGCGCTTTTGCCAAGCCCTGGGCGAAGACCTCCGGCGTGATGATGGCCGGCTGCATAATCATCGCCGTGTAGAGCCACGCCTCGCGCCGGCCGAAGACGAATTCGCCCGACGCCGTCGTCCACAGCGCTTCGAGGGCCATCACCGGGTAGTCGATGGGGTCGGTAGCGCGCTTCTTGAACATGAACTTGAGAGTGTAGCTGATGCCATAGAGGGCGTTGAGCGCCTGACTGAAGTCGGACGACTCCCCCGGCCCCTCGCCGGCGGGGATGATGCCGTCGATCATGGCGAATTGCAGCGGCGGCACGTCAACCACTTCGACCTTTTTGGCCGATGGGCTATAGAGATACTTATACTGCTTGCGAAGATCGAGCTTTTCCATGACAAATCCTCCACTATGCTACCTTATGCATATCGAGAGCTGTCGATAGCCGGATAAACGGATTGTCCACCTCTTATCCGTGTTCATCCGCGTTCATCCGTGTCATCCGTGTGCTATTCATTAATCCCCACAACCCGGCATCACGTCAATTCGACCACGCCGCCCGACAGGACGATCTCGTCGCGCTCGGCGGCCTTACATTGAAAGAGCACACGCTGCCCGTCGGCCCCGTCGGCTGCGAAGGCCCCGTCAGTCCCGACGGCCCACATAGTCGTAACCAGCGTCTCGCCGGGGAAGACGTGGCGGGTGAAGCGGGCGCGGATACTCCTGAAGCGCGCCGGGTCGTTGCCGGCGAAGTGGCGCAGCACGGCCCGCCCGGCAAAGCCGAACGTACAGAGGCCATGCAGGATCGGCCGGTCGAAGCCACCGACGGCGGCAAAGGCCGGGTCGGCGTGCAGCGGGTTGCGGTCGCCCGACGACAGGCGATAGAGCAGGGCCTGGTTGGCGTTGGTGCGGTCGTGGTGGACGGCGTCGGGGGCGCGGTCGGGCAAGGCCCAGGTGGCCGATGGCCCGCGCTCGCCGCCGAAGCCGCCCAGGCCGCGGATGAACAGCGACACCTGATTGTAGGCGATTTCCTGGCCGCTCTCGTCGGCGGTATGCACGTCGAGCAGCACCAGCGCCCCCGACCCCTTGTCGTAGATGTTGGCGATGCGGGCCGTGTTGGTGACGGTGGCCGCCGTGGGCAGCGGCCGGGGCAACGACAGGTATTGCTCGCCGTGCAACAGCAGCGCCGGGTTAAACTTCAGCCCCGGCACGTCGGTGATTTGCCACAGCAGCGAGAAGGGAAAGGCGACGCCGAACGTCGGCAGCGCCCGGAAGCTGCTGTTCAACTCATAGACGAACGGCAATTCGCTGGCGTCCAGCGGGTCGACCGCCGCCCCCACCGACAGGGCATAAAGGCTGAGGTCTTTCTCGCCATAGGTCAGCGTTTTCGGCTCGAATTCGTGGCCGATGGCGTCTGATATATCGCCGGAGGCGGCGCGGGGGGGCAGGGGAGCAGGGGAGCGGGGGAGATTTGATTCTCCAGCGTTCTCTGTCTCCCCTGCTCCCATTCTCCCCTGCCCCCCTGCTCCCCTGCCCCCCTGCAAATTCTCCACCACCGGCGCGAACGAATCCAGCGGCGTCTCCGGGTAAGTGGGATCGTCGAAGTTTTGGATCGTCGTCCACTGGTCGGCGACCGCTTCCGGCGTCAGCGCCTCGGCCAGCGGCAGGAACGCGCCCCGGCCGCGCTGCCAGCGCAGCCGCGCCGCCCAGCCCGCGCCGACCTCGAACACCTGCCCGGTGTCGCTGTTGCTCTCGTGGCACAGATAGGCCACCAGCGGGGCGACGTACTCCGGCTTCAACGCGGCCACCATGTCGGGCGGCAGGATGGTCTCCGTCAGGCGCGACCCGGCCAGCGGGGCGATGGTGTTGACCAGGACGTTGCGCTTTTGGCCCTCCACGGCCAGTGAGTTAGCCAGCCCCAGCAAGCCGAGCTTGGCCGCGCCGTAGTTGGCCTGACCGAAGTTGCCATAGAGGCCGGCGGCCGAACTGGTCATCACGATGCGCCCATACCCCTGATCGCGCAGGTGGGGCCAGGCGGCGTGGGTCACCTGGAAGCCGCCGTAGAGGTGAACGCGGTAGATGCGCTCCCAATCGTCGGCGGTCATCTTGTGGAAGCTGGTGTCGCGCAGGATGCCGGCGTTGTTGATGACGATGTCGATGCGGCCGAAGTGATCGAGCGCGGTCTGGATGATGCGCCCGCCGTCCTCGACCGAGTCGTAGCTGGCGACGGCCTCGCCGCCGGCGGCCTCAATCTCCTCGACCACACGGTCGGCGGCCGACGTGGCCGCGCCTTCGCCGTGCCGGCTGCCGCCCAGATCGTTGACGACCACGGCCACCCCCCGCGCCGCCAGCAGCAGGGCATAGGCCCGGCCCAGCCCACCGCCCGCCCCGGTGATCACGGCCACGCGGCCGTCGAAACGTAGTTGATTGTTCATGTATGTGCCCCCAGATTGGTATGAGTTTATTGGCGCAGGGGAGCAGGGGTGCAGGGGTGCAGGGGTGAACGGCGCGTCTCTTTCACCCCTGCTCCCTTTCTCCCCTGCTCCCCTGCACCAGCTTGGGATTATTCGCGTGCCGCTCGCGGTCGCGGTCGGTCTTCTTGATCATGGTCGCCTCGAAGGCGGCCGTCAGGTCAACGCCGGTCTGGTTCGCCAGGCAGATGAGCACAAACAGCACGTCGGCGAATTCGTCGGCCAGCGCGCGCCCCTCGTCCGACGGCTTGAAGCTCTGGTCGCCATACAGCCGCGACAGCAGCCGGGCCACCTCGCCCACTTCCTCGACCAGCAGGGCCAGGTTGGTTAGCTCGGAGTAGTAGCGCACGCCGACGGTGTGAATCCACTCATCCACCCGCCCCTGCGCGTCGCGTAAGGTCACTTCCATGTCAAGCCTCCAAAGAAAAAAGTTGAGAGCAGCAACCCAACAACCGACCAGGAGACAGGACAATGATAGTCTCTTTTGAAGATTTTTGCTTGCGGGTGTACGTGATTATGGGCGATTTTTGGCAAACAGCAGCCCACTTCTTTCACCGACCAGGGGACCCACCAGTGTGCACTGCTAGCGCGTTGTTGATAATGGTGCTGTGGGCAAATTCCAATGTCCCAACTATGTAACCTTTGGGCTAGCCAAATGTCGTTTAGTCACGCGCAATGGTTCCGTCAGGGTCAATACCGGTAATCCCCGGATTGCCTTCATACGCCACCGCACACAGCGACGTCCGCAGTTCTTCCTCAGCCCCAAGCCGGAGCGCGGTGCCGTTCCTGATGGCTTCCGCTAAGCCATCGGACGGGTAGCTTGACCAGGGTTCAAGCGCCTGAGTGTGCAGCCGACGCCACCAGGGGAAGCCGGAGGCGACATTGCCCATCTGCTGCCAGTACCATATGTACCGGAAGACAGAGGGGTCAAAGCGAATGCCGAACCCCACGCGTCTGGTGGGGTTGGTAATCGCGTACCAACCATCTTCCAACCCGCTGAGATAAGCCATTTCCTGGGCCGGCATTGCCCCAAATGGCGGCACAATGCCGGCATCCTCCGCCGGGCCAGCCGGCGACGCGATATTCGGCCATTGCCCGGTAGACGCCGGCTTGAAGCGGCGCGGCCCGTAATTGGGCCACTCTCCCTGGGATTCAATCGTCCTGGCCGGGGCGTCTATGACGACGCCCTCATCCAGAAAAGGGCGGCCGAAGGCGATATGATGACCCCACATGAAATCCAATGGCTCACCGCCTTCATTGAGAACACGTTCGTCAATGAACAGGGCGGCCGTGCCGGGAACCATCGACAAGGTTTTCTCCACAAAAAACGGTGTGCGTATGGCTCGAACCCAAAGCCGCACCGCTACCTGGTCCGGATTGTCCTCCAGGATGGCATAGGACCAGGGCAGCAGGCTGATTTCACCATGTTGTCCCAAATCCGCGCCCTGATAGGTGACCGAAGGCCCGCCGTTGGGGAGTATCTCGTTCCAGCCGCCGCTGAAATAGTCCAGGTAAGGCGAATCGCCGGCCGCCGGAACCACGTCGCGGGCCGGATTGCGGATGCCGCCGGGAGCAAGATGCAGGAAGTCAAGATCATGCGGCTTGTAGCGAAACTCGACAATGTCGCTGCCCTTGTCGACGAGCACGACCACGCGCAGAAGCGTATTCTCCAACACGATCGTGCGCAGGCCGTCAAACGTCCAGCTATCGGAGATGCGGCAGCCGTGATTGCGCGGCCGCCCATAGCTGCGCGCGCTGCCGGTCACTCGGTCCAGTACTCCGCGCCGGGCAGACTGCCGTCCATCGTATAGCCGCCATCGATGGTCAATACCTGCCCGGTCATATAGCGCGAGTCGTCGGAGGCCAGAAACACCGCCCCGGAAGCTATCCATTCCGGCTGCGCTATCTCTTTCATGGGTACGCGTTGGAAAAGCGCCGCCTTGACTGCCTCCGTGTACATGGGCGTCGTTAGCTCGCTGTAGGTTGCGCCAGGAGCGAGACAGTTGACGCGAATGCGATAGGGCGCCAGCTCGGTAGCCATCGTCCGCGACATGGCTTCAACGCCACCTTTGGACGCGGTATAAGGTCCGGCGTTGGGCTCGGAGAGCGTAGCGTGAATGGACGACAGGTTAACTATCGCGCCGCCCGTGGCCTGGGCGATCATCAAACGCGCCGCCGCGCGGGTACAGTAGAAAACCGACGACAAATTCGTCCGAATGATCCGGTTCCAAGATTCGTCGTCCACTTCCCAAAACACGCCCGACGAAATGACACTGGCATTGTTGACCAGGATATCCAGCCCGCCCAGGGTCGTGAACGCGGCCTGCACCATCTCAGCGACACCTTGCGAGTCGCCGACATCGCAGGTAATGACAGTGGCGTTCCGGCCTTTGCCCCGGATCAGGTCAGCGACGGCCTTCGCCTTCTGGGTCTGTACATCGGCGATGACAACATCAGCGCCCTCATCGGCAAAGGCCAGCGCAATGCTGCGGCCGATCCCGGCCGCGCCACCCGTTACAATTGCCTTTTTACCATCCAGTTTCATCTTGTTCACCTCACAGCCCTACGCTCCGGGTTCCAATGCACGCAGTTCAATCACCTGAGCCGACCAGGGGGCCATGAGTCGGCTGGCGGTATACGTCCCGTCATTGCGGTTAAAGCCGCCGCCGGAGTAGGTGAAGGGCGTGATGTACCAGCGGTCAGGATCAAGCCCGACGTCGACAAAATTTATGGTTGCCCTAACCGTGGTCGTGTCGTCAGACAGATTGAACAGGTTGATCACGAGTGAGTTTTCGTTCGGCAGGACGTGCAAATGAACATGCTCGCCCAATCCATAAAAATCACCACGCTTGAAATAGCGTTCCAGTTCACGATAGCGCTTCATACTTTGCTGATGCAAACCTGCGATTTGAGGGTTGTCGTGCGTGCCGCCAATGCCGAGGTGGCGGCAAGTCGAAGCATACCACCAGAAGATCAGCGCGTGTTCATTGTCGCCGCGCAGGTCGACATGCAGATAGACCGGCACATTGCAAGCCAGATTGTAGTAGTAGAGGGCACGGGCGCGGCCGGTCAGAATATCCTCCATGGGCCGCCACATCAGTTCAAAGCCCCAATTCTCGTCATAGCTGCCGGATAGGCCATATTTGTAATAGACAGGCGTATAGCGCAGGACACTGCCGCCGGCCACCATGTCATGCATCTCGATCAGGACGTCGGGGTAGTGGGCGTGAATGCGTTGCGCCAGTTCCACGTTGGCGCGGACGTGATCCTCCCGACGATAGGGCACGGGATGTCCATGATTGGGGTCCCAACAGCCGTCGTTATACCAGTTGCCGTCGAACATGAGGTAGACAACGCCATCACGGCAATGGTCGAGCAGCCGCTTTTCGGCCTCATCCAGGTATTGTCGTGAACCAAGGCAAGGCATGGGCGTCTTGCCCAGGCCAAAGGAGTCGATGGTGATGACATTGCCGGCGGCGTCTTTGCGGTAGGAATCGGCCGGCCAGTGCGCCACGCTGCGTCCGTCAAACGCCATCCAGGTTGCCAGCGGACAATGAAGGGATACGTACAACCCGTACTCATCCCACACCTGCTGAATGAAGCTCCGGCGATCGCCCAGCCATTCATCGGCCCAGAGGAAGGTTCCAAAGTCCGTGTCCCAACCGGGATCAAGATAGAGTGATTCACAGCTATAGGCTTTGGCCTTGGCTGCCTCTTCGAGCATTTGGGTACGCGTGTAGGTCAGGTGCCTTGTCTGGCGCTTGCCCGGCGGGAAACCCGCCGTTCCCAAATCATATTCCCAGTTATCGTACAGCTCGTTCCAATGAACAGGCG is drawn from Candidatus Promineifilum breve and contains these coding sequences:
- a CDS encoding GyrI-like domain-containing protein — protein: MEKLDLRKQYKYLYSPSAKKVEVVDVPPLQFAMIDGIIPAGEGPGESSDFSQALNALYGISYTLKFMFKKRATDPIDYPVMALEALWTTASGEFVFGRREAWLYTAMIMQPAIITPEVFAQGLAKARQRKAEPGFDRLRLEQFHEGPSIQVMHIGPYANEPETLARMDAYAAEHGLQFHGRHHEIYMGDPRRAAPERLKTILRHPIVRP
- a CDS encoding SDR family oxidoreductase, which translates into the protein MNNQLRFDGRVAVITGAGGGLGRAYALLLAARGVAVVVNDLGGSRHGEGAATSAADRVVEEIEAAGGEAVASYDSVEDGGRIIQTALDHFGRIDIVINNAGILRDTSFHKMTADDWERIYRVHLYGGFQVTHAAWPHLRDQGYGRIVMTSSAAGLYGNFGQANYGAAKLGLLGLANSLAVEGQKRNVLVNTIAPLAGSRLTETILPPDMVAALKPEYVAPLVAYLCHESNSDTGQVFEVGAGWAARLRWQRGRGAFLPLAEALTPEAVADQWTTIQNFDDPTYPETPLDSFAPVVENLQGGRGAGGQGRMGAGETENAGESNLPRSPAPLPPRAASGDISDAIGHEFEPKTLTYGEKDLSLYALSVGAAVDPLDASELPFVYELNSSFRALPTFGVAFPFSLLWQITDVPGLKFNPALLLHGEQYLSLPRPLPTAATVTNTARIANIYDKGSGALVLLDVHTADESGQEIAYNQVSLFIRGLGGFGGERGPSATWALPDRAPDAVHHDRTNANQALLYRLSSGDRNPLHADPAFAAVGGFDRPILHGLCTFGFAGRAVLRHFAGNDPARFRSIRARFTRHVFPGETLVTTMWAVGTDGAFAADGADGQRVLFQCKAAERDEIVLSGGVVELT
- a CDS encoding nucleotide pyrophosphohydrolase, translating into MEVTLRDAQGRVDEWIHTVGVRYYSELTNLALLVEEVGEVARLLSRLYGDQSFKPSDEGRALADEFADVLFVLICLANQTGVDLTAAFEATMIKKTDRDRERHANNPKLVQGSRGEREQG
- a CDS encoding DUF4432 family protein, which produces MTGSARSYGRPRNHGCRISDSWTFDGLRTIVLENTLLRVVVLVDKGSDIVEFRYKPHDLDFLHLAPGGIRNPARDVVPAAGDSPYLDYFSGGWNEILPNGGPSVTYQGADLGQHGEISLLPWSYAILEDNPDQVAVRLWVRAIRTPFFVEKTLSMVPGTAALFIDERVLNEGGEPLDFMWGHHIAFGRPFLDEGVVIDAPARTIESQGEWPNYGPRRFKPASTGQWPNIASPAGPAEDAGIVPPFGAMPAQEMAYLSGLEDGWYAITNPTRRVGFGIRFDPSVFRYIWYWQQMGNVASGFPWWRRLHTQALEPWSSYPSDGLAEAIRNGTALRLGAEEELRTSLCAVAYEGNPGITGIDPDGTIARD
- a CDS encoding SDR family NAD(P)-dependent oxidoreductase, giving the protein MKLDGKKAIVTGGAAGIGRSIALAFADEGADVVIADVQTQKAKAVADLIRGKGRNATVITCDVGDSQGVAEMVQAAFTTLGGLDILVNNASVISSGVFWEVDDESWNRIIRTNLSSVFYCTRAAARLMIAQATGGAIVNLSSIHATLSEPNAGPYTASKGGVEAMSRTMATELAPYRIRVNCLAPGATYSELTTPMYTEAVKAALFQRVPMKEIAQPEWIASGAVFLASDDSRYMTGQVLTIDGGYTMDGSLPGAEYWTE
- a CDS encoding alpha-galactosidase; amino-acid sequence: MSNSLPIVCENSAFKLSVQQVEQDVHIQLADKATDFAWADGPYRYTASILAEDCQIVYRSLKGLNLTEEAGQITIRGKLGPLDVSHVLALPAVRPHLDETFTFQNVSADAIRLEDLVCSFQRVVTNRIGEILPDLSSDVVTAIPFRHRSEDPIEIDNEFTLSQLLTLPGRELHITELVPLHTGHGYMLADRRCSEGWSWQHRDRTLGVFKFNQAAMEFSLLSLAPSAAGVVLQFGGAGLGRKEPESLHEIGPGESVSLGLTRLVSVAGTYVEASYAFRDLLDENGCRFPDNFNPPVHWNELYDNWEYDLGTAGFPPGKRQTRHLTYTRTQMLEEAAKAKAYSCESLYLDPGWDTDFGTFLWADEWLGDRRSFIQQVWDEYGLYVSLHCPLATWMAFDGRSVAHWPADSYRKDAAGNVITIDSFGLGKTPMPCLGSRQYLDEAEKRLLDHCRDGVVYLMFDGNWYNDGCWDPNHGHPVPYRREDHVRANVELAQRIHAHYPDVLIEMHDMVAGGSVLRYTPVYYKYGLSGSYDENWGFELMWRPMEDILTGRARALYYYNLACNVPVYLHVDLRGDNEHALIFWWYASTCRHLGIGGTHDNPQIAGLHQQSMKRYRELERYFKRGDFYGLGEHVHLHVLPNENSLVINLFNLSDDTTTVRATINFVDVGLDPDRWYITPFTYSGGGFNRNDGTYTASRLMAPWSAQVIELRALEPGA